Proteins encoded in a region of the Paenibacillus pedocola genome:
- a CDS encoding Rrf2 family transcriptional regulator yields the protein MKYSKATNYALHTMLFLVAASPDKPVGVQQLAERQDVSPTYLSKILTKLVKAGLIQSASGANGGYLLKRKKDDISFLDIIHAIEGTASLFDCTLNHPSECLIQQVMVEAENRMEDYLRNKKIAELAAQITVD from the coding sequence ATGAAGTACTCCAAAGCCACGAATTATGCGCTGCATACGATGCTTTTTCTGGTCGCTGCTTCTCCTGATAAGCCGGTGGGGGTTCAGCAGCTGGCCGAACGGCAGGATGTTTCACCTACTTATCTGTCCAAGATTCTGACCAAGCTGGTGAAGGCCGGACTGATTCAGTCGGCCTCCGGGGCGAATGGCGGTTATCTGCTCAAGCGGAAGAAGGACGATATTTCTTTTCTCGATATTATCCATGCGATTGAAGGAACGGCCTCGCTGTTTGACTGCACACTTAACCATCCCAGCGAATGTCTGATCCAGCAGGTGATGGTGGAAGCCGAGAACCGGATGGAAGATTATTTACGGAATAAAAAAATTGCCGAGCTTGCTGCACAAATAACGGTAGATTGA
- a CDS encoding glycoside hydrolase family 31 protein produces MNKTNNAIQEQRPLPGHMKLRVQPCANTDAIIQGDGYRFTVLTPQLIRLEYSARGSFEDRATQTVVNRDFAVPEFRVIDHGNKLEVITLHLHVSYDKQPFSRHGLSVRVRNGSGHLMSVWNYGDMPQDLGGTARTLDNADGAIPLESGLLSRSGYTLVDDSRSLLLEGDGQVTPRTAEGQDLYFFGYGHDYLACLKDFYQLCGPTPLLPRYALGNWWSRYYRYTADEYKALMERFESEQIPFSVAVMDMDWHLVDVDPQYGSGWTGYTWNRELFPDPGEFLSWLHERGLHVTLNVHPADGVRAFEDPYLAIAAELGMDPERGDAVEFDITDPKFLQAYFKVLHHPLEEEGVDFWWIDWQQGGVTRVPGLDPLWMLNHYHYLDSGRRGSRPLTFSRYAGLGSHRYPVGFSGDTIVTWESLDFQPYFTANAANAGYGWWSHDIGGHMQGYLDDELGMRWVQFGVFSPILRLHSSASPFNSKEPWRFNPVAESLMKASLRLRHRLIPYLYTMNRYASRDGLPLVRPMYYHHAEQPEAYDVPNQYYFGTELIACPVTRPVDRRTGVAEFKAWLPEGRWIDFFSGRVYDGGRSLALYRNLESIPVLAKAGAIIPLADLTEYTSSVANPQQLEVRVFAGSSGSFQLWEDTEETAEDREENWCCTEMTLSWEEAARFTIGAARGNTAAIPGWRSWKLCFTGVSDSQVRVLVGGEEAGTVTGYDDASHILTVEITEVATDTAIEVEFAGAVLAGNRVKEDIFTLLNRAQIEFQLKEQIFGLVKSSASPAAALASLAALKLEHSLFGALCEILTATIE; encoded by the coding sequence ATGAACAAAACTAATAATGCCATTCAAGAGCAGCGTCCCCTGCCGGGACATATGAAGCTGCGGGTGCAGCCCTGCGCTAATACGGACGCAATCATTCAGGGAGATGGTTATCGCTTTACGGTCCTGACTCCGCAGCTGATCCGCCTGGAATACAGCGCCAGGGGAAGCTTTGAGGACCGGGCTACACAGACTGTGGTGAACCGGGATTTTGCTGTCCCCGAATTCCGCGTGATCGACCACGGGAACAAGCTTGAGGTGATTACGCTGCACCTGCATGTGAGCTATGACAAGCAGCCGTTTTCCCGCCACGGCCTCAGTGTGCGCGTCCGGAACGGTTCGGGCCACCTGATGAGTGTCTGGAATTATGGCGACATGCCACAGGACCTCGGCGGTACGGCGCGTACGCTAGATAATGCGGACGGGGCGATTCCGCTGGAGTCCGGGCTCTTGTCCCGCAGCGGGTATACGCTTGTTGACGACAGCCGTTCACTCCTGCTGGAGGGGGATGGTCAGGTCACGCCTCGTACCGCAGAAGGGCAGGACCTGTATTTCTTCGGCTACGGCCATGATTATCTGGCCTGCCTGAAGGACTTCTATCAGCTGTGCGGGCCTACGCCGCTCTTGCCGCGCTATGCACTTGGCAACTGGTGGAGCCGGTATTACCGATACACGGCGGATGAATACAAAGCGCTGATGGAGCGGTTCGAGTCGGAGCAGATTCCCTTCTCTGTTGCCGTAATGGACATGGACTGGCATCTTGTCGATGTTGATCCCCAGTACGGCAGCGGCTGGACGGGTTATACCTGGAACCGCGAGCTGTTCCCGGACCCGGGAGAATTCCTCTCCTGGCTGCATGAGCGGGGACTGCACGTCACGCTTAACGTTCATCCGGCGGATGGAGTGCGGGCTTTCGAAGACCCTTATCTGGCGATTGCCGCGGAGCTGGGCATGGATCCGGAGCGGGGCGATGCAGTGGAATTTGATATTACCGACCCGAAATTCCTGCAGGCTTATTTCAAGGTTCTGCACCACCCGCTGGAAGAAGAAGGCGTGGACTTCTGGTGGATTGACTGGCAGCAGGGCGGAGTGACCAGGGTTCCGGGCCTCGATCCGCTGTGGATGCTGAACCACTATCACTATCTGGACAGCGGACGGCGGGGAAGCAGGCCGTTAACCTTCTCACGCTATGCCGGACTCGGCAGCCACCGTTATCCGGTAGGCTTCTCCGGCGACACGATTGTCACCTGGGAATCGCTCGATTTCCAGCCGTATTTTACAGCCAATGCTGCAAATGCAGGGTACGGCTGGTGGAGCCACGACATCGGCGGACATATGCAGGGGTATTTGGATGATGAGCTGGGGATGCGCTGGGTGCAGTTTGGCGTATTCTCCCCTATCTTGCGTCTGCACAGCTCAGCCAGCCCGTTCAACAGCAAGGAACCGTGGCGGTTCAACCCGGTTGCAGAGTCGTTGATGAAGGCTTCGCTGAGGCTGCGGCACCGGCTGATTCCGTACTTATATACGATGAACCGTTATGCCAGCCGGGACGGGCTTCCGCTGGTCCGGCCAATGTATTACCATCATGCGGAGCAGCCCGAGGCTTATGATGTGCCGAACCAGTACTACTTCGGCACGGAGCTGATCGCCTGTCCGGTGACCCGGCCGGTAGACCGCAGAACGGGCGTTGCTGAATTCAAAGCGTGGCTGCCGGAAGGCCGCTGGATTGATTTCTTCAGCGGCAGAGTATACGATGGCGGACGCAGCTTGGCGCTCTACCGGAATCTGGAGAGCATTCCGGTGCTGGCCAAGGCGGGAGCAATTATTCCGCTGGCCGACCTGACCGAGTATACCTCCTCGGTGGCGAATCCGCAGCAGCTAGAGGTTAGAGTATTTGCCGGTAGTAGCGGCAGCTTTCAGCTGTGGGAAGACACGGAGGAAACGGCAGAAGACCGGGAAGAGAACTGGTGCTGCACGGAAATGACGCTGAGCTGGGAAGAAGCAGCCCGCTTTACGATCGGCGCTGCCCGCGGAAATACAGCTGCCATTCCGGGGTGGCGGAGCTGGAAGCTCTGCTTCACGGGTGTGTCCGATTCGCAGGTGCGGGTGCTTGTTGGAGGCGAGGAAGCCGGGACGGTAACCGGGTATGACGATGCATCGCATATCTTAACGGTTGAGATTACAGAGGTGGCGACGGATACCGCCATTGAGGTTGAATTCGCCGGCGCTGTGCTCGCCGGGAACAGGGTGAAAGAGGACATTTTCACCCTGCTGAACCGGGCACAAATTGAGTTTCAGCTCAAGGAGCAGATCTTCGGCTTGGTTAAGTCGTCAGCATCGCCTGCGGCTGCGCTGGCTTCCCTGGCAGCGCTTAAGCTTGAGCATTCGCTATTTGGCGCGTTGTGTGAAATCTTAACGGCAACTATAGAGTAA
- a CDS encoding carbohydrate ABC transporter permease, which translates to MGVLTPVVKENKGKIKNNRSSDTVMEIVMYAVAVIFLILLIYPLYFIIIASFSDPSAVSGGQVWLFPKGFTLDGYQELLRHKNIWIGYRNTILYTIAGTAIGLVVNISAAYALSRKDLRGRKFLSLFFIFTMFFNGGLIPTFLTIRDFHLYDTFLVMVLPFSVGVYNIIVARTFFQTSIPGDLWEAAQIDGCGNLRFFTQVVLPLSKAIIAVLGLWIAVGHWNSYFNALIYLKNPNLHPLQLILRNILITNQMQSGIGSGEAAQLALRLANMMRYSVIIVATVPIMCVYPFIQKYFNQGVMIGAVKE; encoded by the coding sequence ATGGGAGTACTAACGCCTGTAGTTAAAGAGAACAAGGGGAAAATCAAAAACAACCGGTCCTCGGACACGGTTATGGAAATTGTAATGTATGCTGTTGCGGTGATCTTTCTGATCCTCCTGATCTACCCGCTGTATTTTATAATTATCGCTTCCTTCAGTGATCCTTCGGCGGTGTCCGGCGGGCAGGTCTGGCTGTTTCCGAAAGGGTTCACCCTGGACGGCTATCAGGAGCTGCTGCGCCATAAAAATATCTGGATCGGCTACCGGAATACGATTCTGTACACAATTGCCGGGACAGCCATCGGACTTGTAGTGAACATTTCAGCGGCCTATGCACTCTCGCGCAAGGATCTTCGGGGGCGCAAGTTTCTGTCGCTGTTCTTTATTTTTACGATGTTCTTTAATGGCGGGCTGATTCCGACCTTTCTGACCATCCGTGATTTTCATCTTTATGACACCTTTCTGGTGATGGTGCTGCCGTTTTCTGTAGGCGTATATAACATTATTGTCGCACGTACCTTCTTCCAGACGAGTATCCCCGGAGATTTATGGGAGGCGGCGCAAATTGACGGCTGCGGAAATCTCCGCTTTTTTACACAGGTCGTTCTGCCGTTATCCAAAGCGATTATTGCCGTGCTGGGCTTATGGATCGCCGTCGGCCACTGGAATTCTTATTTCAATGCCCTGATCTATCTCAAAAATCCTAATCTGCACCCGCTGCAGCTGATTCTCCGCAACATTCTGATTACGAACCAAATGCAGTCAGGCATAGGGTCCGGTGAGGCTGCGCAGCTCGCGCTGCGGCTGGCGAATATGATGCGCTATTCGGTCATCATCGTGGCTACCGTTCCGATCATGTGCGTCTATCCGTTTATCCAAAAATACTTTAACCAGGGGGTCATGATCGGCGCGGTGAAGGAGTAG
- a CDS encoding ABC transporter permease produces MRSGQASPGGTFGAVKRNWGLYLLLLPAVVLSLLFAYKPMYGILIAFKDYSPAMGIAESPWAGFKYFEKFFNSYQFSATIKNTLIISLYSLVTFPIPIILALMVNQMRPNRFRRFFQTVSYMPHFISTVVMVGLMVILLSPSTGLVGNLYSLFGKEAPDLMGSSALFSSVYVWSDVWQHVGWDSIIFIAALSAVDPSLYEAATVDGASRWHKVRFIDIPMLMPTAVTLLILRVGGLLGVGFEKVYLMQNDLNATSSEILSTYVYKIGLLSSQYSFSSAVNLFNTVINFILLIIVNQISKKISENSLW; encoded by the coding sequence ATGAGATCCGGTCAAGCCAGTCCCGGGGGGACGTTCGGAGCTGTGAAAAGAAATTGGGGACTGTATTTGCTGCTGCTCCCCGCTGTGGTGCTTTCACTGTTATTCGCTTACAAGCCGATGTACGGCATACTTATTGCCTTTAAGGATTACAGCCCGGCGATGGGGATTGCCGAAAGTCCGTGGGCAGGGTTCAAATATTTCGAGAAGTTTTTTAATTCCTATCAATTTTCGGCCACGATTAAGAACACGCTGATTATTAGCCTGTACAGTCTCGTTACCTTTCCGATTCCGATTATCCTGGCGCTGATGGTCAATCAGATGCGGCCGAACCGGTTCCGGCGTTTTTTTCAGACCGTATCGTACATGCCGCATTTCATCTCCACAGTGGTCATGGTCGGGCTGATGGTCATTCTGCTGTCTCCGAGCACAGGGCTGGTTGGGAATCTGTACAGCTTGTTCGGAAAAGAAGCTCCTGACCTGATGGGCTCCTCCGCGCTGTTCAGCAGCGTGTATGTCTGGTCGGATGTGTGGCAGCATGTCGGCTGGGACAGCATCATCTTCATTGCCGCTTTATCAGCGGTTGACCCCAGTCTGTATGAGGCCGCAACCGTTGACGGCGCAAGCCGCTGGCATAAAGTGCGGTTTATCGATATTCCAATGCTGATGCCAACAGCGGTTACCCTGCTGATTTTACGTGTCGGGGGTCTGCTTGGAGTTGGGTTTGAGAAGGTTTATCTGATGCAGAATGATCTCAATGCCACCTCCAGTGAAATTCTGTCTACTTATGTGTACAAAATCGGTCTGCTCAGCAGCCAGTACAGCTTTTCTTCGGCGGTCAATCTGTTCAACACCGTCATTAACTTTATTCTGCTTATCATCGTCAATCAGATTTCCAAAAAAATCAGCGAAAACAGCTTGTGGTAG
- a CDS encoding alpha-amylase family glycosyl hydrolase — MAKLTAKSLRSSVVYSVYVRNHSKEGTFQAVERDLGRIRRLGVDIIWLLPVHPIGRTARKGGLGSPYANQDYREINPELGTLEDFTRLVGAIHDHGMKCIIDVVYNHTSPDSVLVTQHPEFFYKTPEGQFGNRAGDWADIVDLDYTSAELWEYQIETLRMWAGLVDGFRCDVAPLLPLAFWQRAREEVAAVNPDCLWLAESIEPGFIMHLRSLGLTGLSDAEILQAFDACYDYDIYPYFSGYLAGENTLGCYVEKINAQEYLYPDNYVKLRFLENHDRARAKAVIPDEQDLINWTAFLYFQKGMPLIYGGQETANGVCPDLFDKNTVSWNTGTDLSWLFAALYPIKQKEIMAQGICKLHALEEEDIITGTYTWGEQKLVGVFSLRGKSAEVETGIPDGVYRNLIDGSEVTVAGGRLFCAARPVIIESRQLMIQEGIS; from the coding sequence ATGGCGAAGTTAACTGCGAAATCGCTGCGTAGCAGTGTTGTATATTCGGTTTATGTCCGCAATCACAGTAAAGAGGGAACCTTCCAGGCGGTGGAGCGGGATCTCGGGCGTATCCGCAGGCTGGGTGTGGATATCATCTGGCTGCTGCCGGTTCATCCGATCGGCCGCACTGCCCGCAAAGGCGGACTCGGCAGTCCGTATGCCAATCAGGACTACCGGGAGATTAACCCGGAGCTTGGAACGCTGGAGGATTTCACACGTCTGGTCGGCGCGATCCATGACCACGGAATGAAATGTATCATTGATGTGGTGTACAATCACACCTCGCCGGATTCGGTGCTGGTGACGCAGCATCCGGAATTTTTCTACAAAACGCCGGAAGGGCAGTTTGGAAACCGAGCGGGTGATTGGGCTGATATTGTAGATTTGGATTATACGAGCGCAGAACTATGGGAGTATCAGATTGAGACGCTGCGGATGTGGGCCGGACTCGTGGACGGCTTCCGCTGCGACGTTGCGCCGCTGCTGCCGCTTGCGTTCTGGCAGCGGGCCCGTGAGGAGGTTGCTGCGGTCAATCCGGACTGCCTGTGGTTAGCCGAATCCATCGAGCCGGGCTTTATTATGCATCTCCGTTCGCTTGGCTTGACCGGACTCAGCGATGCGGAAATTCTGCAGGCATTCGATGCCTGCTATGACTATGATATTTATCCGTATTTCAGCGGCTATCTGGCCGGAGAGAATACACTGGGCTGCTATGTGGAGAAGATCAACGCCCAGGAATATCTGTATCCGGACAACTATGTCAAGCTGCGGTTTCTGGAGAATCATGACCGGGCCCGGGCCAAGGCGGTGATTCCGGATGAACAGGACCTGATCAACTGGACGGCCTTCCTGTATTTCCAGAAGGGGATGCCGCTGATTTACGGCGGGCAGGAAACTGCGAACGGGGTCTGCCCTGACCTTTTCGACAAGAATACGGTCAGCTGGAATACTGGCACCGACCTGTCCTGGCTGTTCGCTGCGCTCTATCCCATCAAGCAGAAGGAGATTATGGCCCAGGGCATCTGTAAGCTGCACGCACTTGAGGAAGAAGACATTATCACCGGAACCTATACCTGGGGCGAACAGAAACTGGTAGGCGTGTTTAGTCTGAGAGGTAAGTCCGCAGAAGTGGAGACAGGAATCCCGGATGGAGTCTACCGTAATTTGATTGACGGCAGTGAAGTTACTGTAGCCGGAGGCAGGCTGTTCTGTGCCGCCCGGCCTGTCATTATAGAGTCCAGACAACTAATGATTCAGGAGGGGATTTCATGA
- a CDS encoding LacI family DNA-binding transcriptional regulator, translated as MMTVTMKKVARRAGVSISTVSRVLTGHSNVREETSRKVRQTMEELGYTPNIIAQNLVTRSTRCICVLLPGTAEKWSSNLFFMELIRGIVLGAGRLSYDIQIGSGAGEQEELEAVSRLMKGGRADGAILLSGRKNSAVVDFLKQGGYPFVLVEDDRSAGSSGGRHSQAQADGVGRNQSQAQADGVGRNQSQAQADGVGRNQSQAQQVKFMSRVVDPASAGFTGNSPGAPLFDGLMDESISRMGSMASQMLIESIQRADKTPLPEGRFIKAAQFVLRYQS; from the coding sequence ATGATGACAGTTACGATGAAAAAAGTAGCCCGCCGGGCGGGAGTCTCCATTTCCACGGTCTCCCGGGTATTGACGGGCCATTCGAATGTCAGGGAGGAGACTTCCCGCAAAGTCCGCCAAACGATGGAGGAATTGGGGTATACGCCGAATATTATCGCGCAGAACCTTGTCACGCGGTCAACCCGCTGCATCTGCGTGCTGCTGCCGGGTACGGCGGAGAAATGGTCCTCCAATCTGTTTTTTATGGAATTGATCCGCGGAATTGTGCTGGGGGCCGGGCGTCTCAGCTATGACATTCAGATCGGGTCAGGCGCAGGGGAACAGGAAGAGCTGGAAGCCGTTTCCCGTCTCATGAAGGGCGGACGCGCCGATGGTGCAATCCTGCTGTCCGGCCGCAAAAACAGCGCAGTGGTCGACTTCTTGAAGCAGGGTGGTTATCCGTTCGTGCTGGTCGAGGATGACCGGTCTGCAGGGAGCAGTGGCGGAAGACATAGCCAAGCACAAGCGGATGGCGTTGGCAGGAACCAGAGTCAAGCACAAGCGGATGGCGTTGGCAGGAACCAGAGTCAAGCACAAGCGGATGGTGTTGGCAGGAACCAGAGTCAAGCACAGCAGGTCAAATTCATGTCTCGGGTGGTTGATCCGGCAAGTGCAGGCTTTACAGGCAACTCACCGGGAGCGCCATTATTTGACGGGCTGATGGACGAGAGCATCTCGCGGATGGGCTCCATGGCCTCGCAAATGCTGATTGAAAGCATCCAAAGAGCGGACAAAACGCCGCTCCCGGAGGGACGCTTCATCAAGGCGGCCCAATTCGTCCTGCGATATCAATCCTGA
- a CDS encoding extracellular solute-binding protein — MVKQSRNFTAKKLATGLLAAVMVAGLAGCSGNNKENNSAASDTGGFNKEGLPIVSEPVTLKVLTVRWGSMGDTFTQNQWLKDLETNTNVKIDWQVMSSNDWAEQKSIMLASGTLPDVVLGDQTFSDSDIVNNLSYFRPLDDYIDQYMPNLKAAMEETPDMKKISTFPDGKIYSMPARLPSRPMSSRQPVINKTWLDKLGLKVPDTIDDLYNVMKAFKEQDPNGNGKQDEIPYIEVSNDLISPFGIADLNNNNMLVKDGKAIYYPTSEEYKEGLKWENKLYNEGLLDKELFTQDDTMRSAKFQNPDAPVVGFSYQWTPDAVFGKWGDQYETIPPIAGPDGKRYTIGNPIGMNLARNELLITSSCKTPEIAARWADQFYTNEASIQNFWGAIGTVIQKNDDGTYTLMDPPAGTSADAWYWDQSLRDFGPKYVSPAFEKNIVLSTESGDGLKLQLDKLGSEYVTEPFPNVMYTAEEFQELPTLTTDIDTYVNTMRAQFISKGGIDEGWDDYVKKLNDMGLEKLLKIRTEAYSRYVSVK; from the coding sequence ATGGTTAAGCAGAGCAGGAATTTTACGGCCAAGAAGCTGGCTACCGGCCTTCTGGCAGCAGTGATGGTAGCGGGACTCGCCGGCTGCAGCGGCAATAATAAGGAGAATAACTCCGCTGCCAGCGATACGGGCGGCTTCAACAAAGAAGGGCTGCCGATTGTAAGCGAGCCGGTGACGCTGAAGGTATTGACCGTACGCTGGGGCAGCATGGGCGATACGTTTACCCAGAACCAATGGCTGAAGGATCTCGAAACCAATACAAATGTGAAAATAGACTGGCAGGTCATGTCCTCCAATGACTGGGCCGAACAGAAATCGATCATGCTGGCCAGCGGAACCCTGCCGGATGTGGTGCTGGGTGACCAGACCTTCTCCGACTCCGATATCGTGAACAACCTGAGCTATTTCCGCCCGCTGGATGATTATATCGACCAGTATATGCCTAACCTCAAGGCAGCGATGGAAGAAACGCCGGATATGAAGAAGATCAGCACCTTCCCTGACGGAAAAATCTACTCAATGCCGGCCAGACTGCCTTCGCGTCCGATGAGCTCCCGCCAGCCGGTCATCAACAAAACCTGGCTCGACAAGCTGGGCCTGAAGGTTCCGGATACTATCGACGATCTCTACAACGTGATGAAAGCCTTCAAAGAGCAGGACCCGAACGGCAACGGCAAGCAGGATGAGATTCCTTACATCGAAGTGAGCAATGACCTGATCAGCCCCTTCGGAATTGCCGACCTGAACAATAACAACATGCTGGTGAAGGATGGTAAAGCGATCTATTACCCGACATCAGAAGAATACAAGGAAGGCCTCAAATGGGAAAATAAATTGTATAACGAAGGTCTGCTCGACAAAGAGCTGTTCACACAGGACGATACGATGAGATCCGCGAAGTTCCAGAATCCGGATGCTCCGGTTGTCGGCTTCTCCTACCAGTGGACACCGGATGCCGTATTCGGCAAATGGGGCGACCAGTATGAAACTATTCCGCCGATCGCCGGACCGGACGGCAAGCGCTACACCATCGGTAATCCGATTGGGATGAACCTGGCACGCAATGAGCTGCTGATCACCTCTTCCTGCAAAACACCGGAAATCGCTGCCCGCTGGGCTGATCAGTTCTACACCAATGAAGCAAGTATCCAAAACTTCTGGGGCGCGATCGGAACCGTTATCCAGAAGAACGATGACGGCACTTATACCCTTATGGACCCGCCAGCCGGAACCAGCGCAGATGCCTGGTACTGGGATCAGTCGCTCCGCGATTTCGGTCCGAAATATGTAAGCCCTGCGTTTGAGAAGAACATTGTGCTGAGCACGGAAAGCGGAGACGGCCTGAAGCTGCAGCTCGATAAGCTGGGCAGTGAATATGTGACAGAGCCATTCCCTAACGTTATGTACACTGCCGAGGAATTCCAGGAGCTGCCTACCTTGACTACGGACATTGACACCTATGTGAACACCATGCGTGCCCAGTTTATCAGCAAAGGCGGTATTGATGAAGGCTGGGATGACTATGTGAAGAAGCTGAACGACATGGGTCTGGAAAAGCTGCTGAAGATCCGTACGGAAGCTTACAGCCGATATGTAAGTGTAAAATAA
- a CDS encoding sensor histidine kinase, with protein MAKTTAGARPLPIRHYVKVMILIAFTVLLVDLVISIASIMIVKQQSTRYLKDTAALYINRINHDFAYMNHYMGWTLANDETLNTMNAYRINSIEFLKSNENLHKRFTELQRNYGQEYNFFYYLKNQSYFLNCSPISISYSDYQELKKQIISFIDDKEVYEKYYSKWTPVLVNGKYYVINIVPYYNRYLIGLISADNLIRPLRDINLGANGYASLVDDQGTALSSPLSNSGKPLQEHKGLASLIQPRTTIISDFLGTTFSAKMVIKFGAFEKIMIAQLLIVLLFFMVTSSLFVIMLFFNKRVLGPIQSFSENLARINEESQPADYKGSKIIELEQANEQFKDLVGQIKTFKITMYEQELEKQRIQLDYMKQQIKPHFFLNCLTSIYSMAQIQMYQEIEDMAMTTSKYFRYLFQNGENFVPLANEIEHVQMYLEIQKQRYRDAFSYHVELAEDARDVSIPPLVLQTFIENSVKYAISRENEVQIRLSVKRHMLEYDIEGTQIILSDTGPGFPQDVLEKLHSGLPLDQTKGTHIGIMNTLKRLEYLYYNLATVSFSNLEDGGACVTLLLPDLPDTSLEMESRL; from the coding sequence ATGGCCAAAACAACAGCAGGAGCCCGGCCGCTCCCAATCCGTCATTATGTGAAAGTTATGATTCTGATAGCATTCACTGTCCTTCTTGTAGATCTTGTAATCAGCATCGCTTCCATAATGATCGTTAAGCAGCAGTCCACCCGGTATCTGAAGGATACGGCTGCGCTTTACATTAACCGGATCAATCATGATTTCGCTTACATGAATCACTATATGGGCTGGACGCTGGCGAATGATGAAACACTGAACACCATGAACGCCTACCGCATCAACAGCATCGAGTTCCTCAAGTCCAACGAGAATCTGCACAAACGGTTCACCGAGCTCCAAAGGAACTACGGGCAGGAATATAATTTCTTCTACTATTTAAAGAACCAGTCCTACTTCCTGAACTGTTCGCCGATCAGCATTAGCTATTCGGATTATCAGGAGCTGAAAAAGCAGATCATTTCTTTTATCGACGACAAAGAGGTGTACGAAAAGTATTATTCCAAATGGACCCCTGTGCTCGTAAACGGCAAATATTATGTGATCAACATCGTCCCTTACTACAACCGCTATTTAATCGGACTGATCTCCGCCGACAATCTGATCCGCCCGCTACGGGATATCAATTTGGGAGCTAACGGTTATGCTTCACTCGTCGATGATCAGGGTACAGCCCTTTCCAGTCCCCTTTCGAACAGCGGCAAACCGCTGCAGGAACATAAGGGCCTTGCTTCCCTGATCCAGCCGCGCACTACGATCATCAGTGATTTCCTGGGGACAACGTTCAGCGCGAAGATGGTCATCAAATTCGGGGCTTTTGAAAAAATTATGATTGCCCAGCTCCTGATCGTCCTGCTGTTCTTCATGGTCACCTCATCGCTGTTTGTAATCATGCTCTTCTTCAATAAAAGAGTGCTCGGCCCGATTCAGAGCTTCTCTGAAAATTTGGCGCGTATTAATGAAGAAAGCCAGCCGGCGGATTACAAAGGCAGTAAAATTATCGAGCTGGAGCAGGCGAATGAGCAATTCAAGGATCTGGTGGGCCAGATCAAAACCTTCAAAATCACCATGTACGAGCAGGAACTGGAGAAGCAGCGCATCCAGCTCGATTATATGAAACAGCAGATCAAGCCGCATTTCTTCCTGAACTGCCTGACCAGCATTTATAGCATGGCGCAAATTCAAATGTATCAGGAAATTGAGGATATGGCGATGACTACCTCCAAGTATTTCCGCTACCTGTTCCAGAACGGTGAGAATTTTGTGCCGCTGGCGAATGAAATCGAGCATGTGCAGATGTATCTGGAGATTCAGAAGCAGCGTTACCGGGATGCCTTCAGCTACCACGTGGAGCTGGCCGAGGATGCCCGGGACGTAAGCATTCCGCCGCTCGTGCTGCAGACGTTCATTGAGAACTCCGTCAAATACGCAATCTCCCGCGAAAATGAAGTGCAGATCCGGCTGAGCGTGAAGCGCCACATGCTGGAGTATGACATCGAAGGTACACAAATTATACTCTCGGACACCGGGCCGGGCTTCCCGCAGGATGTGCTGGAGAAGCTTCATTCCGGACTGCCGCTGGATCAGACAAAGGGCACGCATATCGGCATTATGAACACGCTGAAGCGGCTGGAATATCTGTACTATAATCTGGCTACCGTCAGCTTCTCCAATCTTGAAGACGGCGGTGCCTGTGTCACCCTGTTACTGCCGGATCTTCCCGACACCTCACTAGAAATGGAGAGCCGCCTATGA